The window ggagctgggcCGCGTGGCCCAGTAGACCTCTATGCTTTCGCTGCCAGTGTCCCCACGGCACACGGCGCACAGCACACCGCACGCACACACCGCACATGCGCGCGGCACATGCACACGGCAGCTCACTCTCACTTCCGTCAGGGgcagcccagcctcctgccctaGTTGTGTGCTGTGAACTCCTGCTCTCAGCCTCCAGGAACTCTGCCAGGAAGCTCTCCCTCCAGGGGCCCCGGTTCTCTTGCAGGAAACTGGCCACCTTCGTTGAGGGACGACTCCCAAGTGCCAGGCACTCTCATGTTGGTGCGTCCAGATGTTTCCTGTTGGTGGTGGGCCTGCCTCACCCCGGTGGAGTTCTGCACAGCTACCGGAACCCCTGGAAGGGGGCTGAGGCCTGGTACGTGCGGCCTCTGGGCTCAGCCACAAAGCAGAAGCTGTCCTCACGGGGACCCAGGCTCGTCTGACGGCCCGTGGGCCATCCTCGTCACGGGCCGCTTCAGTCCTAGTCTGCCTCCACCTTCTCCGTGTGGCCTTCCCAGGcctcccctgcagcccccagcccctgccagccTCTGGACCCAGcccacccctctctcctgctcaatTTTCTCCcgagctccccccacccaccaccttgGAGAAAATGTTTTACTCGTGTGTGTTCCTTATTGGCCCCCTTACTGGAAGACGGGCAGGAGTTGCCGTCTGTCTTAACAAAAACTTACATCTCACAGACAACCGTACAGAACGAGCTGGTTGCTGCTGGAAGCACTTAACGGACATGGACGCGTCTAATCCTCAACAATCCCATGAGGGGAATGCTATCCATTATTCCCGTTTTACAGAttgggacactgaggcacagaactCGTGAGGAACTTGTCACACGGTTAGGGAGTGGCCCTCTGACTTTAGAGCTCCCGTTCCCAATCACTCGGGTATGTCTCTCTTGCACGCCAGAAGGTGCTAAATAAACGTGTGTTGAGTGGATACACGTGTCAGATGGGTGGATGACCGAGAAGAGTAGAGCCAGTCTGGGCGTGAGTGGATGAATCctcgggggtgaggggggtgtgGGGCGACTCGGTCCAGCTGTGTCACAGGGTGTCTCCACCTGGGCACTACTGACACTTGACAAAGGCCATCCCTTGCTGCAGGGAccgtcctgtgcactgtaggacgCGTCTCTGGTCTCTGCCTACCAGGGGCCGGTAGCTCCCCGTCCCCCAGGGGTGACCACCAAGCACGTCTCCCAACATTGCCTGATGTCCTCTGGAGGCACAACCACCCAGGCTGAAGGAGCGGTCACCCACCTGTACTCCTCCACGAAGGACACATCTTCGGCCACTTGCAGGGGGCTCAAGGGCACTCCCCGCCAGAAGGCCAGCCCCTGCAGCTGCTGGGTCACAGCCTCCGCCTGCCGCCGAGCGCCCCGGGCAGCAGCCACCAGTTCCGTGCGCTGTGCGAGCACCTCCTCCAGGCTGGTCAGCTCTGTCCTCACTGCCTCACCCAGCCTCTCCACTGTCTCCAACACCTGCGTGCAGGGGTGAGTCTGGGGTCAGGGGAGGGTCTTCTTTGGGGAGGCCAGGGTTGGGGGACAGAGTTGTGAGGGTGAAGCAGAGGTGAGCGGTGGCAGGTGTCTGAGATCTAGGGGCTAGGACATCTGTGGAATAAGGAAAGGACGGAGGGGTACAGTTCTGTGGCCTCCATCAGGAACCCTGGGTGGTCAGCGGCTTGGGTCCCCAGTAGAGACCAAGTGTGAAGGGGGGGGGtctaggttcgagccccacggtcCAGATCTGGGTTAAGGTCCCGGTGGCAGTCAGGGATGGGGGTCCAGGTGTCCAGTCTGAGGTCCACAAGTTGCAACCTGAACTTCTGAGTCTGGGGCCCAGGGTTTCAGGGATGGGTGCTGGGCTCTGAGTGTGGGTCCAGTTTCTCCGGGAGGTGGCCCTCTGTGCCTCGGGGATCGGTCTGGCCGCTGCCTGGCCCCTCACCAGGTGGTCTATGGCGCTGAGCGTGTGGTTGGCATGCAGCAGGGCCGAGCTGAGCTGGGACACCCCATCGCTGGTCTCGCTGTTGCCATAGAAACCGATGCCAATGCCGGCgctgagaggggagggaagggaaatcaCAACCTGTCCTGGGACCCTGGGGGCCGcgtcccccccacctcctcacacACCCAATCCTggctcccaccctcaccccattGGTCCAGCCCGTCGTGGGAAAGGAACGTCTCCAGCCTGGCCCCCACCGGTTGCCAAGGTAACAGGaagcccccccccaactcccccgcCCCGGGGACGTCATTGTGATGCTAATGGTgggtggagggcggggggggggggggggggacagattTAACCCGAACCTCACTGGAGCCGAACTCCCGGCACGCCCAGCCCCAGGagaagcgccccccccccctcccccggaccGCCGGCCCCACACCCATTCCTCATCCTTCCCTCAAGCATCCCCGACAGGACCACCTGTCTCTTCGGGGTCCCCGccatcccctccctgcctgctgggGGATCCTAGCAGTGCAGGGCCCCAGCCCTCATCTCCTGGGGGACCCCAGCCTGGagctccctgccttcccccacccccggggaCCCAAGCGTCTGGCCAGCTGGGAGCGAAGCAAGGGAATGTGGGGCCGATGGGCCAGAAGCCTGAGCCCCCGCCCCTCCGCGGCCAGCACACAGAGCTCCATTGTGGGGTCTGAATGTGGGcccgtccctcccccccaccgcccccggaGTGTCCCTCCGCGGAGGGGCCGGGCCGGACTGGGCGGAGGGAGGCGGGCGCCCGCACGGTTCCCAGCCCCGACTAccgggccccacccccagccctgggatCCCACGCCCGCCccggcgcccccctcccccccattgtTGGAGGGCAGACAAAGCTGCTCTTGTTCCCGGGCCGCGGGGGCCGGCCGTGTCTCTCCCCCACGGGGCCTTTGTCCACCGTTCCTGTCCACCCCCACTCAAGAGAGCCCGAGGAAGAAGCATTTTGGATATAGGacgcccagcccccctcccccacagacaCCCCCAAACACATTCTACTGGTTCCTGCAGCGAGGGGGTGCGGTAGAGCCCAGCCCgctacccgccccccccagcGGGTCCAGTCCTGGGGAACAGGGCGACTGTCCTGCGCTGGTGGGGGTGTGGCCTGCTGGCCAAGGCTGTGCTTAAAGCTGGCTCCTGCTGAACAGTGGGTCGTCAagtcctcctttcctctccccccacccccaccctgggggtCACAGAAAAAGGCAGGGCCTTGAAAAGTTACTTTCCGCCTCTCCCTGAGACTTGGCCTTTCCAACCTGGGTGTGAGTACCCTGAATCCAGGCGGGTTACTGTGGGAAGGAGTTAGACCCACTCAGGTCTGGGCCGCGGGGTCTGCTCTGGAATTCTGAATATTCCTACGATGTCTGTCTGCCTGACTAGAACATCATCAGCCCCATGAGGGCAAGAATCTTGTCCGGCCAGTTGGGTAtctcctggcacacagtagatccCCAGGAAATagttgcagaatgaatgaatgaatgaatgaatgaatgaatgaatgaatgaagagttcATGAATGACATCACCAGTCACCATTTACTGAGTACCactgtgagccaggcactgtaCATGCTCTCATTTAATCTTACCATAACTAGCGGGTGGGCTTTGCTATAGCATCCATTTtagagatgtggaaactgagacctagagaGATCATATCCCCTAGCTGCACAGCTATTCAGTGACAAGGCCACCAAGCCCGAGCTCTtaacccctgcctcctcctgcagGGCTGGCTGTCCTTGGGAGGTCACTCCTCGTCTCGAaactcagtttctccatccaCGCAACGGGAGCTGTTTTCCTGAGTCAAGGCTGAGGTGGGATGCTAGGACACCCTCCGGAAGACTGAGTGCGAGCATGGGGAGCCCCGTCCCCACTTCCCCACCCGCCCTGGGGCCCCATTACCAGCCGACGAGAAGGGCAGCGATACAGCTCCAGGTGACACAGCCTCCCCCGGGTGGGGGGCTCTTGGCCCCAGGGGGCTCGGGGGGCCGGCAGCAGCAAAAGCGGATGAGGTagacagcaatgaaaatgagGCTCAGGCCCAAGCCTAGGCCCGCCAAGGCCGCCACCAGCAAcagggcctggggaagggggagacaggAGGCCTCAGAGGGGCTGGAGGTCCTGGACGTGGGGGATTCCAGTGGAGGTGGAAGGCAGCCCCGGCTAGATTGGGGGTCAAGCCCAGCCTGTGGTTCTCAGTCTGTAGGGAAAGGTGGGGTCCCCAGCTCCTCCCAGGCTGGCAGCTGGGTCAGCGGAGGCCCAAATCCTGGGTTCCAGTTCCACTCTGTGTGTGACCTTCCCCTCTCTGAGActgtccctcctcacccccactaGGCGGTTGGAATAGAGCCTCTCCTAGGACCTGCTGGGACCTGTCTCCGGAACCGAGTGGGATCAGGGGGTGGACGGGGGCGCCTGTTCCTGGAGATGTGTGCGCGAGGTTGGGGGTGGgcagcctgcctctcccctcctccttgctgctcctccccactcaccgCTCGCTCTCTCCCCTGCTGCTGAGCTCTGCACACCCACCGCACTGTGAGTCTGTCACCCAGGGACTCACAGGGAGGGGGGCGTGACAGCCTCCATGGCAGTGAGAGCGTGTGCAAGGCTCAGAGACGGAGacttgggacagagacagagagagaaccaagggcagggagagaacagGCGTATGCAGTTGGAAAAGCCTTGCGGCACAACCGGGCTCTCCACAGGGCAGGATTTGACAGCGGGTGCCGTGCACTCCTGTCCTCTTCCGCACGCCCAGAACGGGGCAGGGCGTTACCTGGAGCCACACAGCACAGTAGGGACAACATGGGGAACAGAACCAGACCTCCAGGCTCCCTGATGCCATTTCCCGTAAACTACAGGCTCTCTGCTTTTGTCCCTGCAGGGTGGAGTGTGGGGTGTGTGACACAAGCGTGTGGTTTATTTGCGTGTCTGGCTGTGAAACTGGGTGTTTTATCTTTGACTGAGTTTGTCTACCATGAGATACacctgactctgtgtgtgtgtgtgtgtgtgtgtgtgtgtgtgtgtgtgtgtgtgtgtgaggggggggcAAGAATACATGTGAAAGTGGGCGAGAAAGTATGTGTATACAAGTGAGCTTGGGGTGTATGAGTGACTGAGGGAATTGTGAGTGTGTATGTCTATGTGACTGTGTGAGTATGgggcatgtgtgagtgtgtaagTGAGGGCAGGAacgtgcgtgtgagtgtgtgtatgtacatgtgactatgtgggtgtgtgtgagtgtctcTTCCAGCCTGGTGGCACCCAGCGCCTGACTTTTTCCAGCCGTGCCCACAGTGGTAATCTCCCTGGGGGGCAGTGTCCCCTCCCGGGCCGTGTGACTTTGTGCGTGTCCCAGACCTGTCACCCTGTCGATGACGGGGGCGGAGTGAGCCTCTCCGAGAGCCTCCGGCAGTGACTGGGACCGGGCCAGCTACTGGTGCTTGGCTGTGTGGGCAGGTCTCCCCGGCCGTGAGGGGGCGTCGGTGACCGGCACTGGAGGTCGTGGTTGTGTAAGCGTGAGGCTGTGGGCAAGGGGGTTGGCGGTCCCCATTTGGTGGGGAGAGGGCGGCGCGGAGTGGCAGGGAGGAGCTGCTCCCGGCTGGCACAGCCATGACCCAAATAGCTCACAATACAGCACACATCCCCCTCTCTGCTTTTCtgggaccccccccacccctaagCTCTCCAATCCCCAGCCCTCTATCCCAGGAGCTCCCCCTGCACAGATCTGAGGGGCCTAGACCCTCCAGGCAGGGCCGGGGACCCTTAGCTCCACcctgacccccagccccaccccacccccccaccccgcccccgacacacgcactccccccacccctccctggccaAGCCTTGCTTCTCATTAATCTCAAAGCCAAGGACTTGAATTAAACTGGGTCAGGGGACagttctttctccccctttctggAGCTGACCCAGGCTGGGCCCCCTTCCCCAGGGACCGCCGCCTGTCAGGttcccacccagccccaccctccgGACCCATTTCTGTCATCCTCTGGTCCCCAAAAGGAACCTcctcttcacccccacccccacgcgcCCCAGCGCGCTGgacgcccccccccacacacacaccccggaaGCTTCCTCTGCCAGGACAGCCAGCTCAGTCCCCCATCCCTGGCCCTGAACCCCTCACGCCCCTTCCCCATTTCAGGTCTCAATCCCGTCCTGGACCGAGGCACCCCggccttcttcctccccaccgCGATCGATTCCTGTCTCTCCCAAGTCGTACCTTACCTGGGACACATTCACCTGGACTGCCCCGACCCTATCAGGGGAGGGGTCATCTTTTAGGACACGGAGAGTGGACCTGTCTCCCTGGTGGCCCTGGAGGCTCGCTTCCCAGACAGCTCCCAAAACCCAGGGGTCCCTTCCCTGTGGGACTGAGGGGTCCAGGCCCCGGGCCCTCCCTCACTTAAGGAGCCAGGGCTCCGGCCCCCAGCGCCCGTCCCAGGGGAACCTCCAGGTAGGGGAGCCTCACGTCCTGCTCTTTCAGATACCCCGAAGTCCGGGCCCGGCTCCCACCTGCGGAGAACACAGGACTCTgccacccagccccctcctccctcgggACCCCTCAGCTCTGCCCACCctccgcgcccccgcccccaagACCCCCGCGCCCGCTCCCACCTGCTGGTATTCTTGCTCTTGGGGCGCGAAGCCGCTGGGTACCGGGCGGAGCTGGAAGTCGGCGCGGGGCAGCTGGTGGAGCAAATGCACCCAAGCCGAGGGTCGGTAGCCCGGGGGCGCCCCCATAGCCCCCGGGGAGGGCGCAGCGGGACGAATGCCGGGGCTGCGGGAGCCTCGACAGCGGAGCGGGGCGCGGGCGGAGCGGGGTCTGGCGGGGCTCAGGGGAgcggagcagggggagggagagggtggggggcggagattgggggaggaggggggaggcgcGGGCCAGGCGGGGACCGTGCTGCCCCTGGTGGCTGCCGGGGGGACTGCGGCGCCGCAAGCGGGCCCCCAGCGCTCCGCCCCTCGGTGACGGCTCCCACCCGTGGCGGGCGCAGGTACCACTCGGTCCGGCGACGGCCTTGTCCGAATGAGGCCGCTCATACTGTGATCTCACCCTGCAGCGGCAGAAACATGCCTTTATCTCTAGGAAGAATTTTTAGGTCTGTGCAAAGGTCACTAAGTATTTGCACAGCATTTTCCAAACGGCGGTCAATTGCACCCATAAAAAAACCTTCATTTCTGTGTGTGAGGGTACTCTGGCTTATCAAGGATGCCATGTGGATAGAAGCCCCGCGTTTGTAAGTCTGTATAAGAGCACATCTTCTGTCAACAAACCTTCCTATGTGTGCAGACCACTCTAGAAGGTACGCCTGCATACCAGTGTTAAGGACCTCTCCCACCCCTAGATAGAAGAACCCGGCTCATCTCTCCAGGGACCCCCTCCCATCCTTATAAGAATGCCTGACAGGTGTTTAAGAACCTGTCCAAGCTCATTAAGGATTACTTCAATGTACATAAGGATTTCCCACTCCCCCTATTCCTTGCCATtcactttacagtttataaagtatttttccaGGCACTCTCGATGTTGAGTCTCACAGGAACCCACTGATGCCACACCAGTAAATTGGGAAGTAGAGACCCTTGGAGGGGACCCAGCCACTTTGACATTACTGTCCGGGCAGTCACTGTTGTAGCTAAAACTAAGGTTCCCAGAAATTGCCCCAGAGAACCTCCCACCCTTGTAGAGCTAGGCTAGACTTTGCCACGTGGGgtccccaccccggcctccccTGCAAGGACTGAGATGGGCAGGAGGAAAAAGGGGAGGTTAGTACCCCACCTAGAATTCTCATCCCAATATTGTGCCCCAGATTGGTGAGAAAGGGCTGGGGATAGGTAGTTACCCATtccattagagaaaaataatgattaatgCTGGGgatgatagtgatggtgatgatggtggtgatggtgatgatgatggtgacggtGATTATGgtaatagtgatgatgatggtggtggtggtggtgatgctgatggtggtgatgatggtgatgatgatggtggtggtgatgatgatgatggtggtgatgatggtgatgatgatggtggtggtgatgatggtggtggtgatgatggtggtggtggtggtgatgatggtgatgatgatggtggtggtgatgatggtgatgatggtggtggtgatggtgatgatgatggtgacggtGATTATGgtaatagtgatgatgatgatggtggtggtggtgatgatggtggtggtgatgatggtggtggtgatgatggtggtgatgatggtggtggtgatgatggtggtggcgatgatgatggtggtggtgatgctgatggtggtgatgatggtggtggtgatgatgatgatggtggtgatgatggtgatgatgatgatggtggtgatgatgatggtggtggtgatgatggtggtggtgatgatggtggtggtggtggtgatgatggtgatgatgatggtggtggtgatgatggtgatgatggtggtgatgatggtggtggtggtggtgatgatggtgatgatgatggtggtggtgatgatggtgatgatggtggtggtgatggtgatgatgatggtgacggtGATTATGgtaatagtgatgatgatggtggtggtggtgatgatggtggtggtgatgatggtggtggtgatgatggtggtggtgatgatggtggtgatgatggtggtggcgatgatgatggtggtggtgatgctgatggtggtgatgatggtgatgatgatggtggtggtgatgatgatgatggtggtgatgatggtggtgatgatgatggtggtggtgatgatgatgatggtggtgatgatggtgatgatgatgatggtggtgatgatgatggtggtgatgatggtggtggtgatgatggtggtggtggtggtgatgatggtgatgatgatggtggtggtgatgatggtgatgatggtggtgatgatggtggtggtgatggtgatgatgatggtgacggtGATTATGgtaatagtgatgatgatggtggtggtggtgatgatggtgatgatgatggtggtgatgatggtgatgatgatgatggtgttagtgatgatggtgatagtgataCTGGTAATGGTGAttatgatgatggtggtggtgatgatggtgatgatgatggtggtgatggtggtggtggtgatgatggtgatagtgatgatgTTAATGGTGACGGTGATcatagtgatggtgatgatgatggtgaaggTGATTATGGTGATAGTGATGatgctgatggtggtgatgatggtgatgatgatggtggtgatgatggtggtgatgatggtggtggtgataatgatgatggtggtcatggtggtgatggtgatggtgatgctgatggtggtgatgatggtgatgatgatggtggtgatgatggtggtgataatgatgatggtggtcatggtggtggtggtga is drawn from Felis catus isolate Fca126 chromosome E2, F.catus_Fca126_mat1.0, whole genome shotgun sequence and contains these coding sequences:
- the TTYH1 gene encoding protein tweety homolog 1 isoform X2, with the translated sequence MGAPPGYRPSAWVHLLHQLPRADFQLRPVPSGFAPQEQEYQQALLLVAALAGLGLGLSLIFIAVYLIRFCCCRPPEPPGAKSPPPGGGCVTWSCIAALLVGCAGIGIGFYGNSETSDGVSQLSSALLHANHTLSAIDHLVLETVERLGEAVRTELTSLEEVLAQRTELVAAARGARRQAEAVTQQLQGLAFWRGVPLSPLQVAEDVSFVEEYRWLAYVLLLLLELLVCLFTLLGLAKQSKWLVIVMAVMSLLVLVLSWGSMGLEAATAVGLSDFCSSPDTYILNLTEEETGLDSDILNYYFLCNQAVSNPFQQRLTLSQRALANIHSQLQGLEREAVPQFPDAQKPLLSLEETLNVTEGNFHQLVALLHCRGLHKATAAFRRLQGLERARAFLPGSVPAAARAQHCLLVPSRLPVT